The following coding sequences are from one Vibrio syngnathi window:
- a CDS encoding 3-deoxy-7-phosphoheptulonate synthase: MPLKTDELRTQALGPMPTPAELGNAHPITDDVAERIKNSRRQIEDILTGRDNRLLVIVGPCSVHDTDAALDYAERLSQIQDQYKDELFVVMRTYFEKPRTVVGWKGLITDPNLDGSYALETGLNKARKLLLDINKLGLATATEFLDMITGQYIADLITWGAIGARTTESQIHREMASALSCPVGFKNATNGNIKIAIDAIRAAHASHYFYSPDKNGRMTVYRTSGNPYGHVILRGGDKGPNFDAESVDNACKQLAEFDLPQRLVVDFSHANCQKQHRKQLEVAQDICEQIKSNKNQIAGIMAESFIVEGNQPMTDINNLEYGKSITDPCLSWEDTATMLDMLATAIKDRNLA, encoded by the coding sequence ATGCCATTAAAAACTGATGAGTTGAGAACCCAAGCTCTGGGTCCTATGCCAACTCCTGCCGAACTAGGCAATGCACACCCTATTACTGACGACGTTGCTGAGCGCATTAAGAATTCTCGCCGCCAAATCGAAGATATCCTAACGGGTCGTGATAATCGCCTATTAGTTATCGTTGGTCCTTGCTCTGTTCACGATACAGATGCGGCACTTGATTACGCTGAACGTCTAAGTCAGATTCAAGATCAATACAAAGATGAACTATTCGTTGTCATGAGAACCTACTTCGAGAAACCTCGTACGGTTGTAGGTTGGAAGGGTTTAATTACCGATCCTAACCTTGATGGTTCATACGCACTTGAAACAGGCTTGAATAAAGCACGTAAGCTATTGCTAGACATCAACAAGCTTGGTCTAGCTACCGCGACTGAATTCCTTGATATGATCACCGGTCAGTACATTGCAGACCTTATCACTTGGGGCGCAATTGGCGCTCGCACGACTGAGTCTCAGATTCACCGTGAAATGGCTTCTGCACTGTCTTGCCCAGTTGGCTTCAAAAACGCGACTAACGGCAACATCAAAATTGCCATTGATGCGATTCGTGCTGCGCATGCTTCACACTACTTCTACTCACCAGATAAAAACGGCCGTATGACGGTTTACCGTACTTCTGGTAACCCTTACGGTCACGTAATTCTACGTGGCGGCGATAAAGGCCCTAACTTCGATGCTGAATCTGTGGATAACGCATGTAAGCAACTGGCTGAATTCGACCTGCCTCAACGTTTGGTTGTAGACTTTAGCCACGCTAACTGTCAAAAACAGCACCGTAAGCAGCTAGAAGTAGCACAAGACATTTGCGAGCAAATCAAATCTAACAAGAATCAAATTGCAGGCATTATGGCGGAAAGCTTCATTGTTGAAGGTAACCAGCCAATGACAGATATCAACAACCTAGAATACGGCAAGTCTATTACTGACCCATGCCTAAGCTGGGAAGATACTGCAACAATGCTCGATATGCTTGCAACAGCAATTAAAGATAGAAACTTAGCTTAA
- a CDS encoding YajQ family cyclic di-GMP-binding protein — MPSFDIISEVEAVELRNAVDNANRELSTRFDFRGVEASFDYKDESVKLTAQDDFQLKQMRDILRSNLTKRNVDPNAMEAKAADQTGRTWHQTVIFKQGIETDVAKKIVKLIKDNKVKVQASIQGDKVRVTGKKRDDLQAVMALVRSGELGQPFQFDNFRD, encoded by the coding sequence ATGCCATCATTTGACATTATCTCTGAAGTAGAAGCAGTAGAACTGCGTAACGCGGTAGACAACGCAAACCGTGAACTATCGACTCGTTTCGATTTTCGTGGCGTTGAAGCAAGCTTTGATTACAAAGATGAATCAGTAAAATTGACTGCTCAAGACGATTTTCAACTGAAGCAAATGCGCGATATCCTTCGTAGCAACCTAACAAAACGTAATGTTGATCCTAACGCGATGGAAGCGAAAGCAGCAGACCAAACAGGTCGCACTTGGCACCAAACGGTTATCTTTAAGCAAGGTATCGAAACGGATGTTGCTAAGAAAATCGTTAAGCTAATCAAAGACAACAAAGTTAAAGTTCAAGCGTCTATCCAAGGCGACAAAGTTCGTGTAACTGGTAAGAAACGTGATGATCTACAAGCTGTTATGGCTCTAGTTCGTAGCGGTGAACTTGGTCAACCTTTCCAGTTTGACAACTTCCGCGACTAA
- a CDS encoding precorrin-2 dehydrogenase/sirohydrochlorin ferrochelatase family protein produces MRYFPMFLDVENKPILVVGGGEVACRKVDSLLRAGANVTLVSPKVAPYLKQLADEDKLRWVQNFYSSQLISKNYLQVWATTDNPNLNHQVHNDAKKMGILVNVVDDLPYCDFITPSMINRGRIQIAISSGGASPVLVRNIREKLETVLPQNIGLIADFGASKRNSIKESFPTVDERRKFWERFLSSSFINQVTDRDQLESYYQQSLTEQVDSEGQVTWIEFEEDVELLSMKALRLMQEAELVLSPIDCPFEFIDLCRRDAERESYVNSGELSTKLEQARAEKLRVCVFIPPASVEFNLLVGKDLKLSAAKVLS; encoded by the coding sequence ATGCGTTATTTCCCAATGTTTTTGGATGTAGAGAATAAGCCGATTCTAGTGGTTGGTGGGGGCGAGGTTGCTTGCCGAAAAGTCGACAGTTTGCTACGAGCGGGAGCTAATGTAACTTTGGTTTCTCCTAAGGTCGCACCTTACTTAAAACAGTTAGCCGATGAAGACAAACTTCGTTGGGTTCAAAATTTTTACTCGTCACAGCTTATCTCGAAAAACTACTTACAAGTGTGGGCAACGACCGACAACCCAAACTTAAATCATCAAGTACATAATGATGCAAAGAAAATGGGTATTCTTGTCAATGTGGTCGATGACTTACCCTATTGTGATTTCATCACACCCTCAATGATAAATCGCGGACGAATCCAAATTGCGATCTCAAGTGGGGGTGCATCACCTGTTTTGGTGAGAAATATTAGAGAAAAACTCGAAACTGTATTGCCACAGAACATAGGTTTGATAGCGGACTTCGGTGCATCAAAACGCAATTCAATTAAAGAGTCCTTTCCTACTGTTGATGAACGCCGAAAATTCTGGGAGCGCTTTTTGTCGTCCAGTTTTATTAATCAAGTGACGGATAGGGATCAACTTGAATCGTATTATCAACAGTCGTTGACTGAGCAAGTTGATAGTGAAGGGCAGGTCACTTGGATCGAATTTGAAGAAGATGTTGAGCTACTTTCTATGAAGGCTTTACGTCTGATGCAAGAGGCAGAGCTAGTACTTTCACCAATCGATTGTCCATTCGAATTTATAGACTTATGTCGTCGAGATGCAGAAAGAGAGAGCTATGTTAATAGCGGAGAGCTATCAACCAAACTTGAGCAAGCCAGAGCAGAGAAATTACGAGTGTGTGTGTTTATTCCACCAGCAAGCGTAGAGTTTAATCTATTGGTTGGTAAAGACCTAAAACTGTCTGCTGCAAAAGTGCTTAGTTAA
- a CDS encoding amino acid ABC transporter substrate-binding protein: MTNKLTLLASVVAASTAMMATSASAAESTLDKVTSQGFLTCGVSTGLPGFSNPNSKGEWEGIDVEYCQALAAAVLGDKTKVKYVPLTAKERFTALQSGEIDVLSRNTTWTLHRDTALGLNFVGVNYYDGQGFMVKKELGLTSAQELDGASVCVQSGTTTELNLADYFRNSGMSYKPVVFDTAAQTSKGFDAGRCDVLTTDQSGLYALRLNLADPKSAQVLPEIISKEPLGPVVRQDDDKWFNVAKWTLSAMINAEEYGISSKNADEMLKSKDPNIKRILGVDGPKGKGLGIRDDWGYQVIKQVGNYGESFERTVGTGSPLQISRGVNALWNAGGFMYAPPIR, translated from the coding sequence ATGACAAATAAACTAACACTTCTTGCTTCAGTAGTAGCTGCATCAACTGCGATGATGGCAACATCAGCATCAGCGGCAGAAAGCACTCTGGACAAAGTCACATCTCAAGGTTTTCTAACTTGTGGTGTAAGTACCGGTCTTCCAGGGTTCTCTAACCCTAACTCAAAAGGTGAATGGGAAGGAATTGATGTTGAGTATTGTCAAGCTCTTGCAGCGGCTGTACTCGGTGACAAGACTAAAGTTAAGTATGTACCGCTAACAGCAAAAGAGCGTTTTACCGCGCTTCAATCTGGTGAAATAGACGTACTATCTCGTAACACAACATGGACGCTACATCGTGACACTGCTCTAGGTTTGAACTTCGTAGGCGTTAACTACTACGATGGTCAAGGCTTCATGGTTAAGAAAGAACTCGGTCTTACAAGTGCTCAAGAACTTGATGGCGCTTCAGTATGTGTTCAATCAGGTACAACGACTGAGCTTAACCTAGCCGATTACTTCCGTAACAGTGGCATGTCTTACAAGCCAGTGGTATTTGATACGGCAGCACAAACATCAAAAGGCTTCGACGCGGGTCGTTGTGATGTGCTAACGACTGACCAATCTGGTCTATACGCACTTCGCCTAAACTTAGCTGATCCTAAATCTGCACAGGTACTTCCTGAAATCATCTCTAAAGAGCCACTAGGCCCTGTTGTTCGTCAAGATGATGACAAGTGGTTCAACGTAGCTAAATGGACGCTTTCAGCAATGATTAACGCGGAAGAGTACGGCATCTCTTCTAAGAATGCTGATGAAATGCTTAAGTCAAAAGATCCAAACATCAAACGTATTCTTGGTGTTGACGGTCCTAAAGGTAAAGGCCTAGGTATTCGTGATGATTGGGGTTACCAAGTCATTAAACAAGTTGGTAACTACGGTGAGAGTTTTGAACGTACTGTAGGTACAGGTTCACCACTACAGATCTCTCGTGGCGTAAACGCACTATGGAATGCGGGCGGCTTTATGTACGCTCCACCAATCCGTTAA
- a CDS encoding amino acid ABC transporter permease, with amino-acid sequence MKPNETISPTQVKPQPKSANLFYNPTFRSVVFQILAVAALCAFFYTIVNNALTNLDSRGIATGFDFLSQEAGFGIGLTLIEYDETFSYGRTFFIGLLNTALVSVLGIMLATVLGFSMGIARLSSNWLVSRFAAVYIEIFRNIPLLLQIFFWYFAVLQALPSARQSMSLGEAIFLNVRGLYFPAPVLEQGSSIVIASLIIGVIATFIINIWANNKQKLTGQQTPMLRIAAALVVGLPLVTYFVMGMPISAEYPVLKGFNFKGGISIIPELAALMLALSIYTAAFIAEIVRSGINAVNHGQTEAAMSLGLPRTRTLKLVIIPQALRIIIPPLTSQYLNLTKNSSLAMAIGYPDLVSVFAGTTLNQTGQAIEVIAMTMGVYLTLSLLTSALMNIYNRKVALVER; translated from the coding sequence ATGAAACCTAATGAAACTATTTCTCCAACTCAAGTAAAACCACAGCCCAAAAGTGCCAACCTTTTTTACAACCCCACTTTTCGCTCAGTTGTTTTCCAAATTCTCGCCGTCGCGGCGCTTTGTGCTTTCTTTTACACGATTGTAAATAATGCACTCACTAACTTAGATTCCCGTGGTATCGCCACTGGTTTTGATTTTCTATCCCAAGAAGCTGGTTTTGGTATCGGCTTAACATTGATTGAATACGACGAAACATTCTCATACGGTCGTACATTCTTTATCGGTCTTCTCAATACCGCTTTAGTTTCAGTATTAGGCATCATGTTAGCCACAGTACTGGGCTTTAGTATGGGTATCGCTAGACTATCTTCAAACTGGCTAGTTAGCCGATTTGCAGCCGTCTACATTGAGATATTCCGAAATATCCCTCTTCTGTTGCAAATCTTCTTCTGGTATTTTGCCGTTCTACAAGCTTTGCCTTCTGCCCGTCAAAGCATGAGCCTTGGCGAAGCCATTTTCTTGAATGTGCGTGGTTTGTATTTTCCTGCCCCGGTATTGGAACAAGGCAGTAGCATTGTCATCGCATCATTGATTATTGGTGTCATCGCTACTTTTATTATCAACATCTGGGCGAATAACAAACAAAAGCTAACCGGTCAACAAACACCAATGTTGCGAATTGCTGCGGCACTGGTTGTGGGCTTACCATTAGTCACTTACTTTGTTATGGGCATGCCTATCTCTGCGGAGTACCCTGTTTTGAAGGGGTTTAACTTCAAAGGTGGTATCAGCATCATTCCTGAACTGGCAGCATTGATGCTCGCTTTAAGTATCTACACAGCCGCATTCATCGCCGAGATTGTGCGTTCAGGTATCAACGCGGTAAACCATGGGCAAACAGAGGCTGCTATGTCTCTAGGGCTCCCGCGAACAAGAACTCTTAAGTTGGTGATTATTCCGCAAGCATTAAGAATTATTATCCCACCACTAACCAGTCAGTATTTAAACCTGACCAAAAACTCATCACTTGCGATGGCCATTGGTTACCCCGATCTTGTGTCTGTATTTGCAGGAACAACATTGAACCAAACTGGACAAGCTATCGAAGTAATCGCGATGACAATGGGCGTCTACCTGACTCTAAGCCTTTTGACATCCGCTCTAATGAACATTTACAACCGCAAAGTAGCGTTGGTGGAGAGATAA
- a CDS encoding amino acid ABC transporter permease, with the protein MSTHQFQPDLPPPANTVGPVGWLRKNLFNGPINSVVTVVLAYFAFTLLWAIADWAFLSADWIGTTRDACTSEGACWVFISVRWDQFMYGFYPEAELWRPRFFYATLAIFVALLAYEKTPKRTWIWLFFVNIYPFIIAGLLYGGVLGLEVVDTHKWGGLLVTLIIALVGIVVSLPIGVALALGRRSEMPIIRSMCTVYIEIWRGVPLITVLFMASVMLPLFLSEGMETDKLIRALVGVVLFSAAYMAEVIRGGLQAIPKGQYEAADALGLSYWKKTGLIILPQALKITIPSIVNTFIGLFKDTSLVLIIGMFDVLGIGQAANTDPEWLGYSTESYVFVALVFWVFCFGMSRYSIWLENKLHTGHKR; encoded by the coding sequence ATGAGTACACATCAATTTCAACCTGATCTTCCGCCTCCAGCGAATACTGTTGGACCTGTCGGTTGGTTAAGAAAAAATCTATTTAATGGACCAATTAACAGTGTCGTCACTGTGGTGCTTGCTTACTTTGCTTTCACTTTATTATGGGCAATAGCTGACTGGGCATTCTTGAGCGCTGATTGGATAGGAACAACACGTGATGCCTGTACTAGCGAAGGCGCTTGTTGGGTTTTCATTAGCGTCCGTTGGGACCAATTCATGTACGGCTTCTACCCAGAAGCGGAACTGTGGCGTCCTCGCTTTTTCTACGCAACATTAGCTATTTTTGTTGCTTTGTTAGCTTACGAAAAAACACCTAAGCGTACGTGGATTTGGTTATTTTTTGTAAACATCTACCCGTTTATCATTGCAGGCTTACTATACGGTGGTGTATTGGGTCTAGAGGTTGTTGATACCCATAAATGGGGCGGCCTGCTGGTTACACTGATCATCGCACTTGTTGGTATTGTAGTATCACTCCCTATTGGTGTTGCACTTGCACTTGGGCGTCGTTCAGAGATGCCTATTATCCGCAGTATGTGTACCGTTTACATCGAGATTTGGCGTGGCGTACCGCTGATTACGGTTTTATTCATGGCTTCGGTAATGCTTCCCCTCTTTTTATCTGAAGGAATGGAAACCGATAAACTGATCAGAGCGCTTGTCGGGGTAGTACTGTTTAGTGCTGCTTATATGGCGGAAGTAATCCGTGGTGGTTTGCAAGCAATACCAAAAGGTCAATACGAAGCCGCTGACGCTCTAGGATTAAGCTACTGGAAAAAAACAGGGCTTATCATTCTGCCTCAAGCTCTTAAAATCACGATTCCTTCAATTGTGAATACCTTTATTGGTTTGTTCAAAGATACCAGTCTAGTTTTGATTATCGGTATGTTTGATGTACTAGGGATTGGCCAAGCCGCGAATACCGACCCTGAGTGGCTTGGGTATTCAACAGAAAGTTATGTATTTGTCGCGTTAGTGTTCTGGGTGTTTTGTTTTGGCATGTCGAGATACTCGATTTGGCTAGAAAACAAACTTCACACCGGTCACAAACGATAA
- a CDS encoding amino acid ABC transporter ATP-binding protein translates to MTQQTENNSQGLMIELKDMNKWYGEFHVLKNINLEVRKGEKIVICGPSGSGKSTMIRCINRLEEHQKGHIFVSGNELTEDLKNIEAVRRDVGMCFQHFNLFPHLTVLENCTLAPIWVKKMPKEEAEAIAMKFLERVKIPEQADKFPGQLSGGQQQRVAIARSLCMNPQVMLFDEPTSALDPEMVREVLDVMVELAEEGMTMLCVTHEMGFAKEVADRVIFMDAGEIIEENNPVDFFENPQSDRTQNFLSQILHH, encoded by the coding sequence ATGACGCAGCAAACAGAAAACAACTCTCAAGGTCTTATGATCGAGTTAAAAGACATGAACAAGTGGTACGGTGAGTTCCACGTTCTTAAAAACATCAATTTGGAAGTTAGAAAAGGCGAGAAAATTGTAATTTGTGGCCCTTCTGGTTCAGGTAAATCCACAATGATTCGCTGTATCAACCGATTAGAAGAGCACCAAAAAGGTCATATCTTCGTTTCAGGTAATGAACTGACAGAAGATCTGAAGAACATTGAAGCCGTGCGCAGAGATGTTGGTATGTGTTTCCAACACTTCAACCTATTCCCTCACCTAACGGTATTGGAAAACTGTACTCTGGCCCCAATTTGGGTCAAAAAGATGCCAAAAGAGGAAGCTGAAGCCATCGCGATGAAATTCCTCGAGCGTGTAAAAATCCCTGAGCAAGCGGATAAATTCCCAGGACAGCTTTCAGGTGGCCAGCAACAGCGTGTAGCTATCGCTCGTTCTTTGTGTATGAACCCGCAAGTTATGCTATTTGATGAACCAACATCGGCACTTGACCCAGAAATGGTTCGTGAAGTATTGGACGTAATGGTCGAATTGGCCGAAGAAGGCATGACAATGTTGTGTGTAACGCACGAGATGGGTTTTGCTAAAGAAGTTGCCGACCGCGTTATCTTTATGGATGCAGGTGAAATCATAGAAGAGAACAACCCTGTCGACTTCTTTGAAAACCCACAATCGGACAGAACGCAGAACTTCTTGAGCCAAATCTTGCACCATTAA
- a CDS encoding Bax inhibitor-1/YccA family protein encodes MNSPMFSRTASQESALQTNKVLRNTYALLSMTLLWSAVVAGVSMAMNLPRPGLIIMLVGFYGLLFLTEKNRDNSMGLVFTFLFTGFLGYTIGPILNMYVGAGMGDVILTALGGTALAFMAASAYALTTKRDLSFLNGMLMAGFVVLLVGMVANIFLQMPLLSLAMSGMFILFSTGVILLTTQSIIRGGETNYISATISLYVSIYNIFISLLSILGIMGSDD; translated from the coding sequence ATGAACAGCCCTATGTTTTCACGCACAGCATCTCAAGAAAGTGCTCTGCAAACCAATAAAGTGTTGCGTAACACCTACGCACTACTGTCTATGACACTACTTTGGTCTGCTGTAGTAGCAGGCGTATCTATGGCGATGAACCTTCCTCGCCCTGGTCTTATCATTATGCTAGTTGGTTTCTACGGCCTTCTATTCCTAACAGAAAAGAACCGTGACAACAGCATGGGTCTAGTCTTCACATTCCTATTTACAGGTTTCTTAGGCTACACCATCGGTCCAATCTTAAACATGTACGTTGGCGCAGGCATGGGTGATGTCATCCTGACTGCACTTGGCGGTACTGCACTGGCATTTATGGCTGCATCTGCTTACGCCCTAACAACTAAACGTGACCTTTCATTCCTTAACGGTATGCTAATGGCTGGTTTCGTTGTTCTGCTAGTCGGCATGGTTGCAAACATCTTCCTACAAATGCCACTACTATCACTGGCAATGAGCGGTATGTTTATCCTATTCTCGACTGGTGTAATCTTGCTAACAACGCAAAGCATCATTCGTGGTGGTGAAACGAACTACATCTCTGCAACGATTAGCTTGTATGTTTCTATCTACAACATCTTCATCAGCCTACTAAGCATCTTAGGCATCATGGGCAGCGACGACTAA
- a CDS encoding TusE/DsrC/DsvC family sulfur relay protein, whose translation MFEYNGKQIETDAQGYLLDYTQWEEGMIKILAQDEEIELTDAHLEVVHFVRSFYEEFKTSPAVRMLVKAMEKAHGPEKGNSKYLFKLFKKGPAKQATKLAGLPKPAKCL comes from the coding sequence ATGTTTGAATATAACGGCAAGCAAATCGAAACCGACGCTCAAGGTTATCTGTTGGATTACACTCAATGGGAAGAAGGTATGATTAAAATTCTTGCTCAAGATGAGGAAATTGAACTTACTGATGCACACTTAGAAGTCGTACATTTTGTAAGGAGCTTTTACGAAGAATTCAAGACCTCTCCAGCCGTTCGCATGCTCGTAAAAGCGATGGAAAAAGCGCACGGCCCTGAAAAAGGTAACAGCAAGTACCTGTTCAAATTATTCAAGAAAGGCCCCGCAAAACAAGCAACCAAACTCGCCGGTTTACCTAAACCAGCAAAATGCTTGTAG
- the yccX gene encoding acylphosphatase codes for METLQYIFVVSGVVQCVGFRYHTSRQALDLGISGYAKNLNDGRVEVLAVGEVLKLEKLHAWLNLGPPSATVDNVVMHQVKDHERQEVRVGEFKIL; via the coding sequence ATGGAAACTCTGCAGTATATTTTTGTCGTGTCAGGCGTAGTTCAGTGTGTTGGATTTCGTTATCACACCAGTAGGCAGGCGCTGGATTTGGGCATTTCCGGCTATGCAAAGAACCTAAATGATGGTCGAGTTGAAGTGTTAGCGGTCGGAGAGGTGCTGAAACTTGAGAAGTTACACGCTTGGCTTAATCTTGGACCACCGAGCGCAACAGTAGACAATGTCGTCATGCATCAAGTTAAAGATCATGAGCGGCAGGAGGTACGTGTAGGGGAGTTTAAAATACTGTAG